One genomic region from Jiangella sp. DSM 45060 encodes:
- the ychF gene encoding redox-regulated ATPase YchF, which yields MSLTIGIVGLPNVGKSTLFNALTKNDVLAANYPFATIEPNVGVVGVPDPRLAKLAEIFGSARQLPATVSFVDIAGIVKGASEGQGLGNKFLANIREADAICQVIRVFNDPDVVHVDGRVEPKADIETINTELILADLQTIENALPRLVKEARMAKDKQETVAAVERAKAVLDGGQTVFAAGLDLEPLRELHLLTAKPFLYVFNMDDEELSDDGLKAELRALVAPAEAIFLDAQIEAELSELDEAEALELLQSMGQDESGLDMLARVGFDTLGLQTYLTAGPKEARAWTIAKGATAPEAAGVIHTDFQKGFIKAEVVSYDDLVATGSMAEARSKGLVRMEGKDYVMADGDVVEFRFNV from the coding sequence GTGAGTCTCACCATCGGCATCGTCGGCCTGCCCAACGTCGGCAAGTCCACGCTGTTCAACGCCCTGACGAAGAACGACGTGCTGGCCGCGAACTACCCGTTCGCCACCATCGAGCCCAACGTCGGCGTCGTCGGCGTGCCCGATCCGCGGCTGGCGAAGCTGGCCGAGATCTTCGGCTCCGCCCGCCAGCTCCCCGCCACCGTCAGCTTCGTCGACATCGCGGGCATCGTGAAGGGCGCCTCCGAGGGGCAGGGCCTGGGCAACAAGTTCCTCGCCAACATCCGCGAGGCCGACGCGATCTGCCAGGTCATCCGCGTCTTCAACGACCCCGACGTCGTCCACGTCGACGGCCGGGTCGAGCCGAAGGCCGACATCGAGACGATCAACACCGAGCTGATCCTCGCCGACCTGCAGACCATCGAGAACGCCCTGCCGCGCCTGGTCAAGGAGGCGCGCATGGCCAAGGACAAGCAGGAGACCGTCGCCGCCGTCGAGCGGGCCAAGGCCGTCCTCGACGGAGGGCAGACCGTCTTCGCCGCCGGCCTCGACCTCGAGCCGCTGCGCGAGTTGCACCTGCTCACCGCCAAGCCGTTCCTCTACGTCTTCAACATGGACGACGAGGAGCTGTCCGACGACGGCCTCAAGGCCGAGCTGCGCGCGCTGGTCGCGCCGGCCGAGGCGATCTTCCTCGACGCCCAGATCGAGGCCGAGCTGTCCGAGCTGGACGAGGCCGAGGCGCTGGAGCTGCTGCAGTCGATGGGCCAGGACGAGTCCGGCCTCGACATGCTCGCCCGCGTCGGGTTCGACACCCTCGGGCTGCAGACCTACCTCACCGCCGGCCCCAAGGAAGCGCGCGCCTGGACCATCGCCAAGGGCGCCACCGCCCCCGAAGCGGCCGGCGTCATCCACACCGACTTCCAGAAGGGCTTCATCAAGGCCGAGGTCGTCTCGTACGACGACCTGGTCGCGACCGGCTCGATGGCGGAGGCGCGCTCGAAGGGGCTGGTCCGCATGGAGGGCAAGGACTACGTCATGGCCGACGGCGACGTCGTCGAGTTCCGCTTCAACGTCTGA
- the rmuC gene encoding DNA recombination protein RmuC, translating to MNVSSVLAALVALLLGGVVGALLVRVRTAGAAATVAAERDAARAELDSVRREKADLQAEREVDRERMLDAQAEQTRLETELAHARSSGEEKLAMLRAEQERLTQEFQRLSADALRQNRADFLELATEQFKGSEERVKTELEHRRLAVEAMVKPLNDQLNKVTDHANELEKARATAYGELRTQLETMGKSSDQLRLETQQLVTALRAPQVRGRWGELQLRRVVEAAGMVEHVDFAEQATADTSDGKLRPDLLVHLAGGKKVVVDAKVAFNGYLEAQEARDEATRDKRLAAHARHLKTHIDSLAGKQYWEQFTPTPEFVVMFVPSDVFLNAAMEQDPTLFEHAFERNVVIATPSTLVALLRTVGYTWRQEALAQNAQEVLSLGRELHSRLATMGGHLARLGRQLDGAVKAYNDGVSSLESRVLVSARKMADLKVVDEELEAPPQVERAARQLQAPEMVDDALIALEDIQVDPRFGLGPATGKGSRSRRRSGTDG from the coding sequence ATGAACGTCTCCAGCGTCCTCGCCGCCCTCGTCGCCCTCCTCCTGGGCGGCGTCGTGGGCGCGCTGCTCGTCCGCGTCCGCACGGCCGGCGCCGCCGCCACGGTCGCCGCCGAGCGCGACGCCGCACGGGCCGAGCTCGACTCCGTCCGGCGCGAGAAGGCCGACCTGCAGGCCGAGCGCGAGGTCGACCGCGAGCGCATGCTCGATGCCCAGGCCGAGCAGACCCGGCTGGAGACCGAGCTGGCACACGCGCGCAGCAGCGGCGAAGAGAAGCTGGCCATGCTCCGCGCCGAGCAGGAGCGGCTGACGCAGGAGTTCCAGCGGTTGTCCGCCGACGCGCTGCGGCAGAACCGCGCCGACTTCCTCGAGCTGGCGACCGAGCAGTTCAAGGGGTCGGAAGAGCGGGTCAAGACCGAGCTCGAGCACCGCCGGCTGGCCGTCGAGGCCATGGTGAAGCCGCTGAACGACCAGCTGAACAAGGTCACCGACCACGCGAACGAGCTGGAGAAGGCGCGGGCCACGGCCTACGGCGAGCTGCGCACCCAGCTCGAGACCATGGGCAAGAGCTCCGACCAGCTGCGGCTCGAGACCCAGCAGCTGGTCACGGCGTTGCGCGCGCCGCAGGTGCGCGGCCGGTGGGGCGAGCTGCAGCTGCGCCGGGTGGTCGAGGCGGCCGGCATGGTCGAGCACGTCGACTTCGCCGAGCAGGCCACCGCCGACACCTCCGACGGCAAGCTGCGCCCCGACCTCCTGGTCCACCTCGCCGGCGGCAAGAAGGTCGTCGTCGACGCGAAGGTGGCGTTCAACGGCTACCTCGAGGCACAGGAGGCCCGCGACGAGGCGACGCGCGACAAGCGGCTGGCGGCGCACGCCCGGCATCTGAAGACGCACATCGACTCGTTGGCCGGCAAGCAGTACTGGGAGCAGTTCACCCCCACGCCCGAGTTCGTGGTGATGTTCGTGCCGTCCGACGTGTTCCTCAACGCCGCCATGGAGCAGGACCCCACGCTGTTCGAGCACGCCTTCGAGCGCAACGTCGTCATCGCGACGCCGTCCACGCTGGTCGCGCTGCTGCGCACGGTCGGCTACACCTGGCGGCAGGAGGCGCTGGCGCAGAACGCGCAGGAGGTGCTGAGCCTCGGCCGCGAGCTGCACTCCCGGCTGGCGACCATGGGCGGCCACCTGGCCCGGCTCGGCCGCCAGCTCGACGGCGCGGTCAAGGCCTACAACGACGGCGTCAGCTCGCTCGAGAGCCGGGTCCTGGTCAGCGCCCGCAAGATGGCCGACCTCAAGGTCGTCGACGAGGAACTCGAGGCGCCGCCGCAGGTCGAGCGGGCCGCGCGGCAGCTGCAGGCGCCCGAGATGGTCGACGACGCGCTCATCGCCCTCGAGGACATCCAGGTCGATCCCCGGTTCGGCCTCGGCCCGGCGACGGGGAAGGGGTCGCGATCGCGGCGGCGCAGCGGTACCGACGGCTGA
- a CDS encoding glycosyl hydrolase family 18 protein produces the protein MKTRWRTAVAYGAAAGLLVTSVAAAFAGQPSGPDDDPAAASEPAQTRGAAAAENGYRNVGYFTQWGIYGRDFLVQDLDLTGAASDLTHLNYAFANIHPDTLTCFEANRPNGPKDSPAEGDYAGDAWADYGRGFAAGDSVDGVGDTWDQPLAGNFNQIKELKAKYPHLKALVSIGGWTWSRHFSRAAATPESRERFVSSCVDQFLRGNLPVIDGRGGPGAAAGVFDGFDIDWEWPGVPEDLQHPGNHWSPDDKENFTALLAEFRRQLDALGAETGESYELSAFLPANPVLVDAGWDVTQIFDSLDFGNVQGYDLHGTWRPDLAGHQANTHDDPANPLPDGQRFSVDAAMSYYVDRGVPPSQLTVGIPLYGRGWTGVTDGGTHGAWQPATGAAPGEFPEEPGTDRYRNLRGGQIFHDEEVLASWSYDGTEFWSFDDPWLVDKKADYITAGGFGGAMWWDLAGDHQNELVGLMGSRLATGGPDDPGGGDASGGDVSGGDVSGGEGGGPEGCTEPAWDRATVYVGGDRVSHDGHHWTARHWTQGDTPAPSEWGPWRDDGACSGGTDTGTDVGAVAGTETGSETGSETGAETGGDTGSETGGDAGTEAGSETGTEDGGEPGGPGDPGHRWLTGYWHNFDNGSTVLRVSQVPAAYNLLAIAFADNLAGTPGGITFNLDTGGLGGYTVDQFKADVAARQAAGGSVVISVGGQNGHVNVTNATEAANFAQTTWALMQEYGFDGVDIDLEHGINATYMEQALRQLRTLAGADLIVTMAPQTIDFQAPTYEYYKLALAIRDILTIVNMQYYNSGTMMGCNQQVYGQGTVDFLTAQACIQLQAGLAPHQVGLGLPATSQAAGGGYQSPSNVTAALDCLATATRCGSFVPAEPWGPIGGAMTWSVNWDATNGYQFANTLGAYLGTG, from the coding sequence ATGAAGACACGATGGCGTACCGCGGTGGCGTACGGCGCCGCCGCAGGCCTGCTGGTCACGAGCGTCGCGGCGGCGTTCGCCGGCCAGCCGTCGGGACCGGACGACGATCCGGCGGCGGCGTCGGAGCCGGCACAGACGCGCGGCGCCGCCGCGGCCGAGAACGGTTACCGCAACGTCGGCTACTTCACCCAGTGGGGGATCTACGGCCGCGATTTCCTGGTGCAGGATCTCGACCTCACCGGCGCGGCGTCCGACCTCACGCATCTCAACTACGCGTTCGCCAACATCCACCCGGACACGTTGACCTGTTTCGAGGCGAATCGTCCGAACGGGCCCAAGGACTCTCCAGCCGAGGGCGACTACGCCGGCGACGCGTGGGCCGACTACGGCCGCGGGTTCGCCGCCGGCGACTCCGTCGACGGGGTCGGTGACACCTGGGACCAGCCGCTGGCCGGCAATTTCAACCAGATCAAGGAGCTGAAGGCGAAGTACCCGCACCTGAAGGCGCTGGTCTCGATCGGCGGCTGGACGTGGTCGCGGCACTTCTCCCGCGCCGCCGCCACGCCGGAGAGCCGCGAGCGGTTCGTGTCGTCCTGCGTCGACCAGTTCCTGCGCGGCAACCTGCCGGTGATCGACGGACGGGGCGGGCCGGGCGCCGCGGCGGGCGTGTTCGACGGGTTCGACATCGACTGGGAGTGGCCCGGCGTGCCGGAGGACCTCCAGCACCCCGGCAACCACTGGTCGCCGGACGACAAGGAGAACTTCACCGCGCTGCTGGCCGAGTTCCGCCGTCAGCTCGACGCGCTGGGCGCAGAGACCGGCGAGTCGTACGAGCTGAGCGCGTTCCTGCCGGCCAACCCCGTCCTCGTCGACGCCGGCTGGGACGTCACGCAGATCTTCGACTCCCTCGACTTCGGCAACGTACAGGGCTACGACCTGCACGGCACCTGGCGGCCGGACCTCGCCGGTCACCAGGCCAACACCCACGACGACCCGGCGAACCCGCTGCCCGACGGCCAGCGCTTCAGCGTCGACGCGGCGATGAGCTACTACGTCGACCGGGGCGTGCCGCCGTCGCAGCTCACCGTCGGAATCCCGCTCTACGGCCGGGGCTGGACCGGGGTCACGGACGGCGGGACGCACGGGGCGTGGCAGCCGGCCACCGGCGCCGCGCCGGGCGAGTTCCCGGAGGAGCCGGGGACCGACCGCTACCGCAACCTGCGCGGCGGCCAGATCTTCCACGACGAGGAGGTGCTTGCCTCGTGGTCGTACGACGGCACCGAGTTCTGGTCCTTCGACGACCCGTGGCTGGTGGACAAGAAGGCCGACTACATCACCGCCGGCGGCTTCGGCGGCGCGATGTGGTGGGACCTCGCCGGCGACCACCAGAACGAGCTGGTCGGGCTGATGGGCTCGCGGCTGGCGACCGGCGGGCCGGACGATCCGGGCGGCGGCGACGCGTCCGGCGGTGACGTCTCGGGCGGCGACGTCTCGGGCGGCGAGGGCGGCGGGCCGGAGGGGTGCACGGAGCCGGCCTGGGACCGGGCGACGGTGTACGTCGGCGGCGACCGCGTCTCGCACGACGGTCACCACTGGACCGCCCGGCACTGGACCCAGGGCGACACCCCGGCCCCGAGCGAATGGGGTCCCTGGCGCGACGACGGCGCCTGCTCCGGCGGGACGGACACCGGCACCGACGTCGGCGCGGTCGCTGGGACAGAGACCGGCTCCGAGACCGGCTCCGAGACCGGCGCCGAGACGGGCGGCGACACGGGCTCTGAGACGGGCGGCGACGCCGGCACCGAGGCCGGGTCGGAGACCGGCACCGAGGACGGCGGTGAGCCCGGCGGCCCGGGCGATCCCGGCCACCGCTGGCTGACCGGCTACTGGCACAACTTCGACAACGGCTCCACCGTGCTGCGCGTCTCGCAGGTGCCGGCCGCGTACAACCTGCTGGCCATCGCGTTCGCCGACAACCTGGCGGGCACGCCGGGCGGCATCACGTTCAACCTCGACACCGGCGGGCTCGGCGGCTACACCGTCGACCAGTTCAAGGCCGACGTCGCCGCCCGCCAGGCCGCCGGCGGTTCCGTCGTCATCTCGGTCGGCGGCCAGAACGGCCACGTCAACGTCACCAACGCGACCGAGGCGGCCAACTTCGCCCAGACCACCTGGGCGCTGATGCAGGAGTACGGCTTCGACGGCGTCGACATCGACCTCGAGCACGGGATCAACGCGACGTACATGGAGCAGGCGCTGCGGCAGCTGCGGACGCTGGCCGGTGCGGACCTGATCGTCACCATGGCGCCGCAGACGATCGACTTCCAGGCGCCGACGTACGAGTACTACAAGCTGGCGCTGGCGATCCGCGACATCCTCACCATCGTCAACATGCAGTACTACAACTCCGGCACGATGATGGGCTGCAACCAGCAGGTCTACGGCCAGGGCACGGTCGATTTCCTGACCGCCCAGGCCTGCATCCAGCTCCAGGCCGGACTCGCGCCGCACCAGGTCGGGCTCGGCCTGCCGGCGACGTCACAGGCGGCGGGCGGCGGCTACCAGTCGCCGTCGAACGTCACGGCCGCCCTCGACTGCCTGGCGACGGCGACCCGCTGCGGCAGCTTCGTACCGGCCGAACCGTGGGGTCCGATCGGCGGGGCGATGACCTGGTCGGTCAACTGGGACGCGACGAACGGCTACCAGTTCGCGAACACGCTGGGCGCCTATCTCGGCACCGGCTGA
- a CDS encoding phosphatase PAP2 family protein yields MIDTELETRPGRRTVVLTAGLGAVGAAAVPVRDPVYRDIAGTASDAPPWLRDVVELAAGRGLLALVAAALAIAVMVAARGEWGRFALTAAAGVGAVLAYGASELLKVVVTEERPCRAVAVETVLGCPSPGDWSWPSNHATIAAALATACVLVVPSVWPLVVPVAAAIALARVAGGVHYPHDVLAGAALGVGVTALAAAAVTRVRLGAAERRDGQSAAGRRIRRPRTISGRMRM; encoded by the coding sequence ATGATCGACACCGAGCTGGAAACGCGGCCCGGCCGCCGGACGGTCGTCCTCACGGCCGGTCTCGGCGCGGTCGGCGCCGCCGCCGTCCCCGTCCGAGATCCCGTCTACCGCGACATCGCCGGGACCGCGTCGGACGCGCCGCCCTGGCTGCGCGACGTGGTGGAGCTGGCCGCCGGACGGGGACTGCTGGCGCTCGTCGCGGCGGCGCTGGCGATCGCCGTGATGGTCGCGGCGCGCGGCGAGTGGGGACGGTTCGCGCTGACGGCCGCGGCCGGTGTGGGTGCGGTGCTCGCCTACGGCGCCAGCGAACTGCTCAAGGTCGTGGTCACCGAGGAGCGGCCGTGTCGTGCCGTCGCGGTCGAGACCGTGCTCGGCTGTCCGTCACCGGGCGACTGGTCCTGGCCCAGCAACCACGCGACCATCGCCGCGGCGCTCGCGACCGCCTGCGTCCTCGTCGTGCCGTCGGTGTGGCCGCTGGTGGTGCCGGTCGCGGCGGCGATCGCGCTCGCGCGGGTGGCCGGCGGCGTCCACTACCCGCACGACGTGCTCGCGGGGGCGGCGCTCGGGGTCGGGGTGACGGCGCTGGCCGCGGCCGCAGTGACACGGGTCCGGCTCGGTGCCGCGGAGCGAAGGGATGGTCAGAGCGCGGCCGGACGGCGGATCCGGCGGCCCCGGACGATCTCCGGGCGGATGCGGATGTAG
- a CDS encoding pyridoxamine 5'-phosphate oxidase family protein, whose amino-acid sequence MDALARADSPGLENLGRSDCFALLRSVPIGRIVFTEAALPAIQPVNFVLDGDDVIIRTGMGSKLAAATRSAVVAFEADQYDEDALAGWSVVLVGRAEAVVDEAERRELATLGLTPWALGERPHYIRIRPEIVRGRRIRRPAAL is encoded by the coding sequence GTGGACGCGCTTGCCCGTGCCGATTCCCCCGGCCTCGAGAACCTCGGCCGGTCCGACTGCTTCGCGCTGCTGCGGTCGGTGCCGATCGGGCGCATCGTGTTCACCGAGGCGGCGCTGCCGGCGATCCAGCCGGTGAACTTCGTCCTCGACGGCGACGACGTGATCATCCGGACGGGGATGGGGTCGAAGCTGGCCGCCGCGACCCGTTCCGCCGTCGTGGCGTTCGAGGCCGATCAGTACGACGAGGACGCGCTGGCCGGGTGGTCGGTGGTGCTGGTCGGGCGGGCCGAGGCGGTCGTCGACGAGGCCGAGCGGCGTGAGCTGGCGACGCTCGGGCTGACGCCGTGGGCGCTGGGCGAGCGGCCGCACTACATCCGCATCCGCCCGGAGATCGTCCGGGGCCGCCGGATCCGCCGTCCGGCCGCGCTCTGA
- a CDS encoding DUF1707 domain-containing protein, with translation MSDLPARRPEQRASDADRELVAEDLRDAFGEGRLDNDEYERRIQAVWQSRTYGDLDRLTADLPQPLQRERRQAEEQEQQAVAERKKRELREYIDEWQGWVGGAVIMIGIWGISSIASGELQRFWPIWPLGIWGLILLIAGLGGSRDKKS, from the coding sequence ATGAGCGACCTGCCCGCGCGGCGGCCGGAACAGCGGGCGAGCGACGCCGATCGCGAGCTGGTGGCCGAGGACCTGCGCGACGCCTTCGGCGAGGGGCGGCTCGACAACGACGAGTACGAGCGCCGCATCCAGGCGGTGTGGCAGTCACGCACCTACGGCGACCTCGACCGTCTCACGGCCGACCTCCCGCAGCCGCTGCAGCGCGAACGCCGTCAGGCCGAGGAGCAGGAGCAGCAGGCCGTCGCCGAGCGGAAGAAGCGCGAGCTGCGCGAGTACATCGACGAGTGGCAGGGCTGGGTCGGCGGCGCCGTCATCATGATCGGCATCTGGGGCATCAGCAGCATCGCGTCGGGCGAGCTGCAACGGTTCTGGCCGATCTGGCCGCTCGGCATCTGGGGGCTGATCCTGCTGATCGCCGGTCTCGGCGGCAGCAGGGACAAGAAGAGCTGA
- a CDS encoding 4-hydroxy-3-methylbut-2-enyl diphosphate reductase has translation MGDMTDTGRVLLAAPRGYCAGVDRAVVTVEKALDHYGPPVYVRKQIVHNKHVVETLEERGAVFVEELSEVPEGALVVFSAHGVSPMVHAEASDRGLRTIDATCPLVTKVHNEARRFAKDDLDIVLIGHAGHEEVEGTSGEAPEHIQLVESPDDVDNVQVRDPSRVVWLSQTTLSVDETYETVGRLRERFPALISPPSDDICYATQNRQVAIKEVAAESELVLVVGSANSSNSVRLVEVALDAGADAAYRIDNASEIDDAWLEGVTTVGLTSGASVPEDLVDGVVAYLGERGFPTVEEHRTTEESLIFSLPRELRRDLKASAGSD, from the coding sequence ATGGGAGACATGACTGATACGGGCCGAGTCCTGCTCGCCGCACCCCGGGGCTACTGCGCGGGCGTCGACCGCGCCGTCGTCACCGTCGAGAAGGCGCTCGACCACTACGGCCCGCCGGTCTACGTCCGCAAGCAGATCGTGCACAACAAGCACGTCGTCGAGACGCTCGAAGAGCGCGGCGCCGTCTTCGTCGAAGAGCTGTCCGAGGTGCCCGAGGGCGCGCTCGTCGTCTTCTCCGCCCACGGCGTGTCGCCCATGGTGCACGCCGAGGCGTCCGACCGCGGGCTGCGCACCATCGACGCCACCTGCCCGCTGGTCACCAAGGTGCACAACGAGGCCCGCCGGTTCGCCAAGGACGACCTCGACATCGTGCTCATCGGCCACGCCGGGCACGAGGAGGTCGAGGGCACGTCGGGCGAGGCGCCCGAGCACATCCAGCTGGTCGAGAGTCCGGACGACGTCGACAACGTCCAGGTCCGCGACCCGTCCCGCGTCGTCTGGCTGTCGCAGACCACGTTGTCCGTCGACGAGACGTACGAGACCGTCGGCCGGCTGCGCGAGCGGTTCCCGGCGCTGATCAGCCCGCCCAGCGACGACATCTGCTACGCCACCCAGAACCGCCAGGTCGCCATCAAGGAGGTCGCCGCCGAGTCCGAGCTGGTGCTCGTGGTCGGCTCGGCCAACTCCTCCAACTCGGTGCGGCTGGTCGAGGTCGCCCTCGACGCCGGCGCCGACGCCGCCTACCGCATCGACAACGCGTCCGAGATCGACGACGCCTGGTTGGAAGGCGTCACCACGGTCGGCCTGACCAGCGGCGCCTCGGTGCCCGAAGACCTCGTCGACGGCGTCGTCGCCTACCTCGGCGAGCGCGGGTTCCCCACCGTCGAGGAGCACCGCACCACCGAGGAGTCACTGATCTTCTCGCTGCCGCGCGAGCTGCGCCGCGACCTCAAGGCGTCGGCCGGCTCCGACTGA
- the xseA gene encoding exodeoxyribonuclease VII large subunit yields MALDTSPEKPAPVRVISQLIGQWVARLGPVWVEGQVAQYSRRPGTSTAFLTLRDPHAEVSVTVTCPVGLLDALEAPLADGARVVVHAKPSWYFTRGTLSLAADQLRTVGLGDLLARIERLRKILATEGVFADARKRPLPFLPRVVGLICGRDSKAEHDVLENARRRWPGVRFRVEPVAVQGLNAVSQVMDALRVLDRDPEVDVVIIARGGGSVEDLLPFSDEALVRAVAAATTPVVSAIGHEADTPLLDLVADVRASTPTDAAKRVVPDVLEEAERVGRARERIRSAVRHRLDRERAGLTSLRSRPALADPHHGLRLRATELDALVQRARRTVRHALDRAAVDVDHTRARIRALSPAATLERGYAVVQKDDGTVVRRPSDVVAGDHVRLLVTGGEIAAEIR; encoded by the coding sequence GTGGCCCTCGACACATCCCCGGAGAAGCCCGCACCGGTCCGCGTCATCTCGCAGCTGATCGGCCAGTGGGTGGCCCGGCTCGGCCCGGTCTGGGTCGAGGGGCAGGTGGCGCAGTACTCCCGCCGTCCGGGCACGTCGACGGCGTTCCTCACGCTGCGCGACCCGCACGCCGAGGTGTCGGTCACCGTCACCTGCCCGGTCGGGCTGCTGGACGCGCTGGAGGCGCCGCTGGCAGACGGCGCCCGCGTCGTCGTCCACGCGAAGCCCTCGTGGTACTTCACCCGCGGCACGCTGTCGCTGGCCGCCGACCAGCTGCGCACCGTCGGGCTGGGCGACCTGCTGGCGCGCATCGAGCGGCTGCGGAAGATCCTGGCCACCGAGGGGGTGTTCGCCGACGCGCGCAAGCGGCCGCTGCCGTTCCTGCCGCGGGTCGTCGGGCTGATCTGCGGGCGCGACTCCAAGGCCGAGCACGACGTGCTGGAGAACGCGCGGCGGCGCTGGCCGGGGGTGCGGTTCCGGGTCGAGCCGGTCGCCGTGCAGGGGCTGAACGCCGTCAGCCAGGTCATGGACGCCCTGCGGGTACTCGACCGTGACCCCGAGGTCGATGTCGTCATCATCGCCCGCGGCGGCGGGTCGGTCGAGGACCTGCTGCCGTTCTCCGACGAGGCGCTGGTGCGTGCCGTCGCGGCGGCGACGACTCCGGTGGTCAGCGCGATCGGACACGAGGCCGACACCCCGCTGCTCGACCTCGTCGCCGACGTCCGCGCGTCCACGCCGACCGACGCGGCGAAGCGGGTCGTGCCCGACGTCCTGGAAGAGGCGGAGCGCGTCGGACGGGCCCGCGAGCGCATCCGGTCCGCCGTCCGGCACCGGCTCGACCGCGAGCGTGCCGGTTTGACGTCGCTGCGGTCGCGGCCCGCGCTGGCCGACCCGCACCACGGCCTGCGGCTGCGCGCGACCGAGCTGGACGCCCTCGTGCAGCGGGCCCGGCGCACCGTGCGGCACGCGCTCGACCGCGCCGCCGTCGACGTCGACCACACCCGGGCCCGCATCAGGGCGCTGTCGCCGGCCGCCACGCTGGAGCGCGGCTACGCCGTCGTGCAGAAGGACGACGGCACCGTCGTGCGCCGCCCCTCCGACGTCGTCGCCGGCGACCACGTCCGGCTGCTGGTGACGGGCGGCGAGATCGCCGCCGAGATCCGGTAG
- a CDS encoding exodeoxyribonuclease VII small subunit yields MQSAEPTYEEARDELIQIVAKLEAGGSTLEESLALWQRGEELAALCERYLDGARAKLDAASGAGTDDQTSPS; encoded by the coding sequence ATGCAGTCCGCCGAACCCACCTACGAAGAGGCCCGCGACGAGCTCATCCAGATTGTCGCGAAGCTCGAGGCCGGCGGCAGCACGCTGGAGGAGTCGCTGGCGCTGTGGCAGCGCGGCGAGGAACTGGCCGCCCTGTGCGAGCGCTACCTCGACGGCGCCCGGGCCAAGCTCGACGCCGCCAGCGGCGCCGGCACCGACGATCAGACCTCGCCGTCGTAG
- a CDS encoding DUF4245 domain-containing protein, which yields MAATSTRGNPSLGDIFRSVGVLAGVIAAIALVFNLLNDPEPRLPGPVDYQPALAVAREEYGYPVLAPEPVPDGWRATSVDFAQEETGDLWKLGFLIGEGDAFVGLEQTDGEIQSYRDDRLADFAAEGESTIDGVTWERLLEDDDQPDRALVRVDGGAITIVRGTVSYEELEEFVRLLR from the coding sequence GTGGCAGCCACCTCGACTCGCGGCAACCCCTCGCTGGGCGACATCTTCCGCAGCGTCGGCGTTCTGGCGGGCGTGATCGCCGCGATCGCGCTCGTGTTCAACCTGCTGAACGACCCCGAGCCGCGGCTGCCCGGCCCCGTCGACTACCAGCCGGCGCTGGCCGTCGCGCGCGAGGAGTACGGGTACCCCGTCCTCGCGCCCGAGCCCGTCCCCGACGGCTGGCGCGCCACCAGCGTCGACTTCGCGCAGGAGGAGACCGGCGACCTCTGGAAGCTGGGCTTCCTCATCGGCGAGGGCGATGCGTTCGTCGGCCTCGAGCAGACCGACGGTGAGATCCAGAGCTACCGCGACGACCGCCTGGCCGACTTCGCCGCCGAGGGCGAGAGCACCATCGACGGCGTCACCTGGGAACGCCTCCTCGAGGACGACGACCAGCCCGACCGCGCCCTCGTCCGCGTCGACGGCGGCGCCATCACCATCGTCCGCGGCACGGTCTCGTACGAGGAGCTGGAGGAGTTCGTGCGGCTGCTGCGCTGA